The following proteins come from a genomic window of Aequorivita marisscotiae:
- the msrA gene encoding peptide-methionine (S)-S-oxide reductase MsrA, translating into MEENNLQTMTVGGGCFWCTEAVFDQIKGVVKVVSGYSGGTVPGTPTYREVCSGLTGHAEVIQVTFNAAIVSFEDLLVIFMTSHDPTTLNRQGADRGTQYRSVIFYHNESQKEIAQAVLNEMRPYYKDEIVTEVSALKTFYPAELEHQDYYKNNKTQGYCTAVISPKLARLRQMHADKLKLN; encoded by the coding sequence ATGGAGGAAAATAATTTACAGACAATGACTGTTGGCGGTGGCTGTTTTTGGTGCACTGAAGCAGTTTTCGATCAAATAAAAGGCGTGGTAAAAGTAGTTTCTGGATATTCTGGGGGTACTGTTCCGGGAACCCCTACCTATCGGGAGGTTTGCAGCGGGCTTACAGGTCATGCCGAAGTAATTCAGGTTACTTTTAATGCCGCAATTGTATCTTTTGAAGATTTGCTAGTTATCTTTATGACGAGCCATGACCCCACAACGCTAAATAGACAGGGAGCCGATAGAGGCACACAATATCGTTCCGTGATTTTTTATCACAACGAAAGCCAAAAGGAAATCGCTCAAGCAGTTTTAAACGAAATGAGACCGTATTATAAAGATGAAATCGTTACGGAAGTGAGTGCATTAAAAACTTTTTATCCAGCCGAATTGGAGCATCAAGACTATTATAAAAATAATAAAACCCAAGGCTATTGCACAGCGGTAATTTCACCTAAACTTGCACGATTGCGGCAAATGCACGCAGATAAACTAAAATTGAATTAA
- a CDS encoding cold-shock protein has protein sequence MAKSQQTYSKKEKEKAKQKKREEKQKKKEARKAEKTPGIDFVYVDYNGNLVDTPPDPSMKVEIEAEDIVLGIPPKEEGEREAFDPVRKGKVSFYDSSKGFGFIIDNENNEKYFTHVSGIIDEITENDNVSFELEKGQRGMNAVKVKKV, from the coding sequence ATGGCAAAATCGCAACAGACGTATAGTAAAAAAGAAAAAGAAAAAGCAAAGCAAAAAAAGCGCGAAGAAAAACAAAAAAAGAAAGAAGCTCGCAAAGCAGAGAAAACTCCGGGTATTGATTTTGTATATGTTGATTACAATGGAAACCTTGTAGATACTCCGCCAGATCCATCTATGAAAGTGGAAATTGAAGCTGAGGATATAGTTCTTGGTATTCCACCAAAAGAAGAGGGCGAGCGCGAGGCATTTGATCCGGTAAGAAAGGGTAAAGTATCATTCTACGACTCTTCCAAGGGCTTCGGATTTATTATCGATAATGAAAATAACGAAAAGTATTTTACGCATGTAAGTGGCATTATAGACGAAATTACCGAAAATGATAATGTGTCCTTCGAGCTGGAAAAAGGCCAGCGCGGAATGAATGCTGTCAAGGTTAAAAAAGTATAA
- a CDS encoding YtxH domain-containing protein: MNNKGKGILALLGVAAGAFAFWKYKTMTPEEKQRLKDKATETGSRIKERAGEVQDTISEKYDQLKNSAKKEVDNITN; the protein is encoded by the coding sequence ATGAACAATAAAGGAAAAGGAATATTAGCTTTGCTAGGAGTAGCAGCTGGCGCATTTGCATTTTGGAAATACAAAACAATGACGCCCGAAGAAAAACAAAGACTTAAAGATAAAGCCACTGAAACTGGAAGTAGAATTAAGGAAAGAGCTGGAGAAGTTCAGGACACCATTTCTGAAAAGTATGACCAACTTAAGAATTCTGCTAAAAAGGAAGTAGACAACATTACAAATTAA
- a CDS encoding elongation factor G produces MKIYDEKHIKNVVFVGAHNSGKTTLAETMLFEAGLLNRRGTVETKNTVSDYHDIEHERGNSIYATPLHTEWRNFKINIIDTPGLDDFIGEIISSIRVSDTIVTVLNAQYGVEVGTEIIWNYIDKYHKSTIFVINQIDHINAAFEESFNSIKNLVGNNAVKIQYPLVVEGAQCIVDVLKMKMYKFSAEGGKPEKLEIPKDQKLLAKQLNNELIEKAAENDETLMELFFEKGTLNEDEMRIGIKAGMLNQELFPVFCVSALNDMGTGRLMGFIDNVAPAAADLKPEQSTEGKEIVANKEGPTALFVFKTVYQPNLGQITFFKVMRGEVRLNDKLTNSRNDETEVINQLFIMDGKERQPVTKLTVGDLGATLKLKYTETNDTLSSQNDTIEIKPIKFPQPRLKKAISAVSTKDEEKLSETLKKIHSQDPTVVITYSSEAKQLFISCQGDLHLATIDWTLKNIYGVEAQFNKPKIAFRETIQRSSTSNYRHKKQSGGSGQFAEVHLKVEPWFEGIDEPQGFNLRGKEEIDLPWGGKLVFYNCIVGGVIDQRYLPSIMKGVLEVMESGPLVNSYIRDVRVLVFDGKMHAVDSNDISFKIAGAHAFKEAFLNANPKLLEPVLELTVKVPEEMVGNVMTDLQARRSMIQGIESNNNYQILKCLTPEAELYGFSTDLRSLTQGRATFKSTFASYQPVPSNVQKEMVNR; encoded by the coding sequence ATGAAAATATACGACGAAAAGCACATAAAAAACGTAGTATTTGTGGGTGCTCACAATAGCGGAAAAACCACCCTCGCAGAAACCATGCTTTTTGAAGCGGGACTGTTAAACAGACGCGGTACAGTTGAAACCAAAAATACCGTTTCGGACTACCACGACATTGAACACGAAAGAGGCAACTCTATTTACGCCACCCCGTTACACACCGAATGGCGCAATTTTAAAATCAATATAATAGACACTCCAGGTTTGGATGATTTTATTGGAGAAATAATTTCCTCCATCCGTGTTTCAGATACAATTGTGACTGTTCTGAATGCTCAATATGGTGTAGAAGTGGGCACGGAAATTATTTGGAATTACATTGATAAATACCATAAATCTACAATTTTTGTAATAAATCAAATAGACCACATTAATGCTGCCTTTGAGGAGAGTTTTAACAGTATAAAAAACTTAGTTGGCAATAATGCGGTGAAAATTCAATACCCCTTAGTTGTAGAGGGAGCACAATGTATTGTAGATGTTTTAAAAATGAAGATGTATAAATTTTCTGCGGAAGGAGGGAAGCCCGAAAAGCTCGAAATTCCAAAAGACCAAAAACTATTGGCTAAACAACTTAACAACGAACTAATAGAAAAAGCTGCAGAAAATGATGAAACATTAATGGAGCTTTTTTTTGAAAAAGGAACTTTGAACGAAGACGAAATGCGGATAGGGATCAAAGCGGGTATGCTAAATCAGGAACTTTTCCCCGTTTTTTGTGTTTCGGCTTTAAACGATATGGGAACGGGAAGGTTAATGGGATTTATAGATAATGTAGCCCCAGCGGCCGCCGATTTAAAGCCCGAGCAAAGCACGGAAGGAAAAGAGATAGTAGCCAATAAAGAAGGCCCTACCGCATTGTTCGTTTTTAAAACAGTGTATCAACCCAATTTAGGACAAATTACCTTCTTTAAAGTCATGCGTGGCGAAGTACGGTTAAATGACAAACTTACAAATTCGAGAAATGATGAAACCGAAGTGATAAACCAACTCTTTATAATGGATGGAAAGGAGCGGCAACCCGTGACCAAATTAACCGTTGGCGATCTTGGTGCAACGCTAAAGTTGAAATATACAGAAACAAACGATACACTTTCTTCGCAAAATGACACCATTGAAATTAAGCCTATTAAATTTCCGCAGCCGCGATTAAAAAAAGCTATTTCGGCAGTGAGTACAAAAGATGAAGAAAAACTCAGCGAAACGTTGAAGAAAATTCACAGTCAGGATCCCACCGTTGTAATTACATATTCCTCTGAAGCAAAGCAGCTATTTATTTCTTGTCAAGGTGATCTTCATTTGGCTACGATAGATTGGACATTAAAAAATATTTACGGCGTGGAAGCGCAGTTTAATAAACCCAAAATTGCTTTTCGCGAAACCATCCAACGATCCTCAACTTCAAATTACCGTCATAAAAAGCAATCTGGAGGTTCCGGACAATTTGCAGAGGTTCATTTAAAAGTTGAACCGTGGTTTGAGGGTATAGACGAACCACAAGGTTTTAATTTAAGAGGAAAAGAGGAAATAGATCTTCCGTGGGGCGGAAAGTTGGTTTTTTACAATTGTATTGTGGGCGGGGTAATAGATCAGCGATATTTGCCTTCAATTATGAAAGGTGTCCTGGAAGTGATGGAATCTGGTCCGTTGGTAAATTCTTACATTCGCGATGTGCGCGTACTCGTTTTTGACGGTAAGATGCACGCTGTAGATTCTAATGATATTTCGTTTAAAATTGCCGGGGCGCATGCTTTTAAAGAAGCGTTTTTAAACGCCAATCCAAAGTTATTGGAACCAGTGCTGGAACTTACGGTAAAAGTTCCGGAAGAAATGGTAGGTAATGTAATGACCGATTTGCAAGCGCGCCGGTCTATGATTCAAGGAATTGAAAGCAACAACAACTATCAAATTTTGAAGTGCTTAACTCCAGAAGCGGAATTATATGGATTTTCAACAGACTTGCGCTCTTTAACACAAGGAAGAGCTACTTTTAAATCTACCTTTGCATCATATCAGCCCGTTCCATCAAATGTTCAAAAGGAAATGGTTAATCGCTAA